One genomic segment of Natrononativus amylolyticus includes these proteins:
- a CDS encoding OBG GTPase family GTP-binding protein, with protein MGLEEEIREIEDEIASTPYNKSTEAHIGRLKSKLAEKKEKLERQSSAGGGTGYSVEKTGDATVGLVGFPSVGKSSLLNALTNAESETGEYEFTTLDVNPGMCKHRGANMQILDVPGLIEGAALGKGDGKQVLSVVRNADLIVFVLSVFEIEQYDRLQEELYDINIRVDQQPPRVTVRPKIKDGIKITSSADQDLDEDTIKEVLRDQGYVNADLNLGEKVDIDRLIDGLMENREYIPSIICVNKVDLINPEYKEEVDAQLEERGLDPEEVTFISAEAEKGLEALKDRMWENLDLIRVYMDKPGRGVDYEEPLMLEQGATIEEAVQKLGGEFEERFRFARVSGPSATHDEQQVGDQHVLEDEDVLKLILRR; from the coding sequence ATGGGGCTCGAGGAGGAGATCCGGGAGATCGAAGACGAGATCGCCAGCACGCCCTACAACAAGTCGACGGAGGCCCACATCGGCCGCCTGAAGTCGAAGCTCGCCGAGAAGAAAGAGAAACTCGAGCGACAGTCCTCGGCGGGCGGCGGCACCGGCTACTCCGTCGAGAAGACCGGCGACGCGACGGTCGGGCTCGTGGGCTTTCCGAGCGTCGGCAAGTCCTCGCTGCTGAACGCGCTGACCAACGCCGAGAGCGAGACCGGCGAGTACGAGTTCACGACGCTCGACGTCAACCCCGGAATGTGCAAACACCGCGGCGCGAACATGCAGATCCTCGACGTCCCCGGACTGATCGAGGGGGCAGCCCTCGGCAAGGGTGACGGCAAACAGGTGCTGTCCGTGGTTCGCAACGCCGACCTGATCGTGTTCGTCCTCTCGGTGTTCGAAATCGAGCAGTACGACCGGCTGCAAGAGGAGCTGTACGACATCAACATCCGGGTCGACCAGCAGCCGCCGCGGGTGACCGTCCGCCCGAAGATCAAAGACGGGATCAAGATCACCTCGAGCGCCGACCAGGACTTAGACGAGGACACGATCAAGGAGGTGCTCCGGGACCAGGGCTACGTCAACGCCGACCTCAACCTGGGTGAGAAAGTCGACATCGACCGGCTCATCGACGGGCTGATGGAGAATCGGGAGTACATTCCCTCGATCATCTGCGTCAACAAGGTCGACCTCATCAACCCGGAGTACAAGGAGGAGGTCGACGCCCAGCTGGAGGAACGCGGACTCGACCCCGAGGAGGTGACGTTCATCAGCGCCGAGGCCGAGAAGGGCCTCGAGGCGCTCAAAGACCGAATGTGGGAGAACCTCGACCTGATCCGGGTGTACATGGACAAACCCGGCCGCGGCGTCGACTACGAGGAGCCGCTGATGCTCGAGCAGGGCGCGACCATCGAGGAGGCCGTCCAGAAACTCGGCGGCGAGTTCGAGGAGCGCTTTCGCTTCGCCCGCGTCTCGGGGCCGAGCGCGACCCACGACGAACAGCAGGTCGGTGACCAGCACGTCCTCGAGGACGAGGACGTCCTCAAGCTGATCCTGCGACGGTGA
- a CDS encoding glutaredoxin family protein, whose translation MSEITFYELPGCPFCTKVRTKLEELDLEYESVEVPRSHAERTEVEALTGQTGVPVIVDEEHGVDGMAESDDIVAHLEEAYQ comes from the coding sequence ATGTCCGAGATCACGTTCTACGAACTGCCCGGCTGTCCGTTCTGTACGAAAGTCCGCACGAAACTCGAGGAGCTCGACCTCGAGTACGAGTCCGTCGAAGTCCCCCGGTCGCACGCCGAGCGCACCGAGGTCGAGGCGCTAACCGGCCAGACCGGCGTTCCGGTCATCGTCGACGAGGAACACGGCGTCGACGGGATGGCAGAGAGCGACGACATCGTCGCCCACCTCGAGGAAGCGTACCAGTAG
- a CDS encoding tRNA(Ile)(2)-agmatinylcytidine synthase, producing the protein MTIVGVDDTDSRERGMCTTYVAAEIADRLAERGDVERLLLVRLNPAVEYKTRGNAALAIHADCDAEFAFAVARDVLESLAETADERTNPGLVVADHRPTGAPDAVREFARRAVRDRLEIDEAEALVAAAGYRSWGAGNGRGRIGALAAVGSWLAVDDWTWECISYREPGRWGTPREVDAQSVFAAADQRYPAVWDTVDRGEGELVCVPHTPGPILHGIRGDDPDAVRATAAAIESEPVASRRLFATNQGTDAHLRNGALPALEDGGAYRVDGRVTRAPETRRGGHVFLEIGDGGTRLECAAFEPTKRFRDRVRALREGDRLTVCGEVSRGTLKLEKFAVRDLVATEGVTPTCQECGRTMESAGRDQGYRCRDCDTAAAEKDRVALERDLEPGWYEVPPCARRHIAKPLVRGGFDGPTHPER; encoded by the coding sequence ATGACGATCGTCGGAGTGGACGACACCGACTCCCGCGAGCGGGGAATGTGTACCACGTACGTCGCCGCGGAGATCGCGGACAGGCTCGCCGAGCGTGGCGACGTCGAGCGGCTGCTCCTCGTCCGCCTCAACCCCGCCGTCGAGTACAAAACTCGCGGCAACGCGGCGCTGGCGATTCACGCCGACTGCGACGCCGAGTTCGCGTTCGCGGTCGCTCGAGACGTCCTCGAGTCGCTGGCCGAGACCGCCGACGAGCGGACGAATCCGGGGCTCGTCGTCGCCGACCACCGGCCGACGGGCGCGCCCGACGCGGTCCGGGAGTTCGCCCGCCGAGCGGTTCGCGACCGCCTCGAGATCGACGAGGCCGAGGCGCTCGTCGCGGCGGCGGGTTACCGGAGCTGGGGGGCCGGCAACGGCCGCGGTCGTATCGGCGCGCTGGCGGCCGTCGGAAGCTGGCTCGCCGTCGACGACTGGACCTGGGAGTGTATCTCCTATCGGGAGCCGGGCCGGTGGGGGACGCCGCGGGAGGTCGACGCCCAGAGCGTCTTCGCCGCGGCCGACCAGCGGTATCCCGCGGTCTGGGACACGGTCGACCGCGGCGAGGGCGAACTGGTCTGCGTGCCACACACCCCGGGCCCGATCTTACACGGCATCCGCGGCGACGATCCGGACGCGGTCCGGGCGACGGCGGCCGCGATCGAGAGCGAACCCGTCGCGAGCCGACGGCTGTTCGCTACCAATCAGGGCACCGACGCGCACCTCCGGAACGGCGCGCTCCCCGCGCTCGAAGACGGCGGCGCCTATCGGGTCGACGGACGAGTCACGAGGGCGCCGGAAACCCGCCGCGGCGGCCACGTCTTCCTCGAGATCGGCGACGGGGGGACGCGCCTCGAGTGCGCGGCCTTCGAGCCGACCAAGCGGTTCCGCGACCGGGTTCGGGCGCTTCGGGAGGGCGACCGGCTCACGGTCTGTGGCGAGGTGTCGCGCGGGACGCTGAAACTCGAGAAGTTCGCCGTTCGCGACCTCGTCGCGACCGAGGGGGTGACGCCGACCTGCCAGGAGTGTGGGCGGACGATGGAGAGCGCCGGGCGCGACCAGGGCTACCGGTGTCGAGACTGTGATACGGCGGCCGCCGAGAAGGACCGGGTAGCGCTCGAGCGGGACCTCGAGCCGGGCTGGTACGAGGTGCCCCCGTGCGCCCGACGGCACATCGCGAAACCGCTGGTTCGGGGCGGGTTCGACGGTCCGACGCATCCGGAGCGGTAG
- a CDS encoding transcriptional regulator, whose amino-acid sequence MSRTALVGNVTAMLEDAGFTVSDRCAIRPKSFDVAARRRNNLLLVKILGNIDAFNEATGHEMRRLGTYLRATPLVIGLRSRDEDLKPDVVYFRHGVPVLSPDTAYNLFIEDIPPLIYAAPGGLYVNIDGDILADEREQREWSLGRLASELGVSRRTVSKYEDGMNASIEVAMALEELFDTELTSPVDVLEGADEVHESDPTPADPDADPDDEEVVAILTRAGFRVHPTLRSPFKAVSEDEEDEEDVVLTGHSQFTKAAEKRARIMGSIGRVAHTRSVYFVDKASRESIDGTALVERDELTEMRNAEELREVIRERSKRERAA is encoded by the coding sequence ATGTCCCGGACCGCACTGGTCGGAAACGTCACCGCGATGCTCGAGGACGCGGGGTTTACGGTTAGTGACCGGTGTGCGATCCGACCGAAGAGTTTCGACGTCGCCGCCCGCCGTCGGAACAACCTGCTGCTCGTAAAGATCCTCGGTAACATCGACGCCTTCAACGAGGCGACCGGCCACGAGATGCGCCGGCTGGGCACCTACCTCCGGGCGACGCCGCTCGTGATCGGCCTGCGAAGCCGCGACGAGGACCTCAAACCGGACGTCGTCTACTTCCGCCACGGCGTCCCCGTCCTGAGCCCGGACACCGCCTACAACCTGTTCATCGAGGACATCCCGCCGCTGATCTACGCGGCTCCCGGCGGTCTCTACGTCAACATCGACGGCGACATCCTCGCCGACGAGCGCGAACAGCGCGAGTGGAGCCTCGGACGACTCGCGAGCGAACTCGGCGTCTCCCGGCGAACCGTCTCGAAGTACGAAGACGGGATGAACGCCTCGATCGAGGTCGCGATGGCCCTAGAGGAGCTGTTCGACACCGAGCTGACGAGCCCGGTCGACGTCCTCGAGGGTGCAGACGAGGTCCACGAGAGCGACCCCACGCCGGCAGATCCGGACGCCGATCCCGACGACGAGGAGGTCGTCGCGATCCTGACCCGCGCCGGCTTCAGGGTCCACCCGACCCTCCGGTCGCCGTTCAAGGCCGTCAGCGAGGACGAAGAGGACGAAGAGGACGTCGTGCTCACGGGCCACTCCCAGTTCACGAAGGCGGCCGAAAAGCGCGCCCGGATCATGGGCTCGATCGGCCGCGTCGCCCACACGCGGTCGGTCTACTTCGTCGACAAGGCCTCCCGGGAGTCGATCGACGGCACGGCGCTCGTCGAGCGCGACGAACTCACCGAGATGCGCAACGCCGAGGAGCTCCGCGAGGTCATCCGCGAGCGCTCCAAACGGGAGCGGGCCGCCTGA